One part of the Glycine soja cultivar W05 chromosome 11, ASM419377v2, whole genome shotgun sequence genome encodes these proteins:
- the LOC114374696 gene encoding beta-glucosidase 12-like, with protein sequence MAFKGYLYILIGVFTLVISSSVNITQAVAPSLNRTSFPPGFIFGTASSAYQYEGAANEGGRGPSTWDAYSHKYPEKISDRSNGDVAVDQYHRYKEDVGIMKYMNTDAYRFSISWSRILPKGKISAGINQEGIKYYNNLINELLANDLLPFVTLFHWDLPQALQDDYGGFLSPHIINDFQDYAKLCFKEFGDRVKHWITFNEPWSYSMGSEPYLSSHYQLLAHAAAVKIYKTNYQASQNGLIGITLNCHWFIPFSNDTLDHQAALRALDFMFGWFMQPLTTGNYPETMQSLLGSRLPNFTEEQSKLLIGSFDFVGLNYYTTNYAAHIFQTINNTSNTSYFQDTHINFTTERNGTPIGPRAASSWLYVYPRGLRELLLYIKMKYNNPVIYITENGMDESNDPTLSLEEALMDTCRIDYFYRHLYYILIAIKDGVKVQGYFAWSLLDNFEWSAGYTLRFGINFVDYKDNLKRHQKLSAHWFRNFLQKY encoded by the exons ATGGCATTCAAGGGCTATCTATACATTCTCATTGGTGTCTTCACTCTCGTTATAAGTTCCTCCGTTAATATCACACAAGCAGTTGCACCTTCTCTAAATCGGACCAGTTTTCCGCCAGGTTTCATCTTTGGCACCGCCTCCTCCGCCTACCAG TACGAAGGTGCTGCAAATGAAGGAGGCAGAGGACCAAGTACATGGGATGCCTATTCTCATAAATATCCAG AAAAAATATCGGATAGAAGCAATGGAGATGTAGCAGTTGATCAATATCATCGCTATAAG GAAGATGTTGGGATCATGAAGTATATGAACACTGATGCTTACAGATTCTCCATCTCTTGGTCAAGGATATTGCCAA AAGGAAAAATAAGCGCAGGTATAAACCAAGAAGGAATCAAATATTACAACAATCTCATCAACGAGCTACTGGCAAATG ATCTTCTGCCATTTGTGACCCTTTTTCATTGGGATCTTCCCCAAGCCTTACAAGATGACTACGGTGGCTTCTTAAGCCCTCATATTAT AAATGATTTCCAAGATTACGCTAAGCTATGCTTCAAGGAATTTGGAGATAGAGTGAAGCATTGGATTACTTTTAATGAACCATGGAGTTACAGTATGGGTTCAGAGCCCTACCTGAGCTCTCACTACCAACTACTGGCTCATGCAGCTGctgtcaaaatttataaaaccaATTATCAG GCATCTCAAAACGGTTTGATAGGCATCACCTTAAATTGTCACTGGTTTATTCCATTCTCAAATGACACATTAGATCATCAAGCTGCCCTACGCGCTCTTGATTTCATGTTTGGATG GTTTATGCAACCACTTACAACAGGAAATTATCCAGAAACCATGCAGTCTTTGCTGGGAAGTCGATTACCAAACTTCACAGAAGAGCAATCCAAGCTACTTATTGGCTCATTTGATTTTGTTGGACTCAATTACTACACCACTAATTATGCTGCCCATATATTCCAAACAATTAATAACACAAGCAATACTAGCTATTTCCAAGATACTCACATCAACTTTACAA CTGAACGTAATGGGACACCCATTGGACCAAGG GCTGCTTCATCTTGGCTTTATGTTTATCCAAGGGGACTTCGAGAACTATTGTTGTACATAAAGATGAAGTATAACAACCCTGTAATTTACATAACAGAAAATG GTATGGACGAGTCCAATGATCCAACACTATCCCTTGAAGAGGCACTCATGGATACTTGCAGAATTGACTACTTCTATCGTCATCTTTATTATATTCTAATTGCAATCAA GGATGGGGTGAAAGTACAAGGATATTTTGCATGGTCACTTTTGGACAACTTCGAATGGAGTGCTGGCTACACCTTGCGTTTTGGAATTAACTTCGTCGATTACAAGGATAATTTAAAAAGACACCAAAAGCTCTCTGCCCATTGGTTTAggaattttcttcaaaaatactAG
- the LOC114374695 gene encoding linoleate 13S-lipoxygenase 2-1, chloroplastic-like → MIKPQVYQSQNTNQTLLFLQRLSVHSSTASLPLWLGSKVQRQKKLNHLVLVSRNVETNSTTTDTHTDKSTVIKVKAIVKVKVTVGGFFSSLRLDRGIDDITDLLGKSLLLELVSSELDPVTGLEKETLKAYAHKAGNGEESVKYEAKFEVPNDFGEIGAVLVENEHHKEMFLETIHLDGFPEGPINFHCASWVHSKFDNPTKRVFFSDKCYLPRETPSGLRRLREEELSHLRGNGEGERKSFERIYDYDIYNDIGDPDKSLELQRPPLGGKERPYPRRCRTGRPHSEADPLSEKRSRNFYVPRDECFSEVKQLTFSTKTLHSVLLILLPTLGKIIKEKELAFSYFHDIDSLFSHGLDLPPEETEKGFLGKIMPRLVKSISGDRTHVLRFETPETMSRDRFFWFRDEEFARQTVAGLNPYSIRLVTEWPLRSKLDPEIYGPPESAITSEIINKEIGGIMSVEKAIEKKKLFMLDYHDILLPYVNKVRKLKGKTLYGSRTLFFLNSEGTLRPLAIELTRPPSSSNNTGQWKQVFTPSWHSTSVWLWRFAKAHVLAHDSGYHQLVSHWLRTHCVTEPYVIATNRQLSELHPIYKLLHPHFRYTMEINAIAREALINADGTIESSFAPGKYSIEISSAAYALEWRFDKQALPADLVSRGMAVKDPFSPHGLKLTIQDYPFANDGLLLWDAIKLWVTDYVNHYYPEPSLVESDEELQAWWTEIRTLGHADKKDEPWWPRLKTPKDLIGILNTIIWVTSGHHAAVNFGQYVYGGYFPNRPTIVRTKMPSEDPTEEEWKKFIANPERALLKCFPSQLQATRVMAVLDILSTHSPDEEYIGEKMEPSWGEDPVIKDAFERFRERLKKLETLIDERNENTKLKNRNGAGIVPYELLKPFSKPGVTGMGVPCSISI, encoded by the exons ATGATAAAGCCTCAAGTGTATCAATCACAGAACACCAATCAAACCCTCTTGTTTCTGCAGAGGCTATCCGTTCACAGCAGTACTGCATCTCTTCCACTATGGTTGGGGAGTAAAGTGCAGAGGCAAAAAAAGCTTAACCACCTCGTTCTGGTTTCACGCAAcgttgaaactaattccactaCAACAGATACTCATACAGATAAGAGTACAGTGATTAAGGTTAAGGCCATAGTTAAGGTGAAAGTAACCGTGGGTGGTTTCTTCTCAAGTCTGAGGTTAGACCGAGGAATCGATGATATAACAGATTTGCTTGGTAAATCTCTCCTCTTAGAGCTTGTTAGCTCTGAGCTTGATCCTG TGACGGGGCTAGAGAAGGAAACACTGAAAGCATATGCACACAAAGCAGGAAATGGCGAGGAGTCGGTTAAGTACGAAGCTAAATTTGAAGTTCCAAATGATTTTGGGGAGATTGGTGCTGTTCTTGTTGAGAATGAGCATCACAAGGAGATGTTCCTTGAAACAATCCACCTCGATGGCTTCCCTGAGGGTCCTATTAATTTTCATTGTGCCTCTTGGGTTCACTCCAAGTTCGATAATCCTACCAAAAGGGTTTTCTTCTCCGACAAG TGTTACTTACCGCGAGAGACACCGAGTGGTTTAAGAAGACTACGTGAAGAAGAATTGAGTCATCTGAGagggaatggagaaggagaacgGAAGAGCTTTGAAAGAATATACGATTATGATATATACAATGACATTGGAGATCCTGATAAAAGCCTTGAACTTCAAAGACCTCCTTTAGGAGGTAAAGAGCGACCTTATCCTAGACGTTGTCGAACTGGTCGTCCACATAGTGAAGCAG ATCCATTGTCAGAGAAAAGAAGTAGAAATTTTTACGTTCCAAGGGACGAGTGCTTCTCAGAGGTGAAGCAGCTCACGTTCTCAACCAAGACATTACACTCGGTGTTGCTAATATTGCTCCCAACTTTGGGGAAAATTATCAAAGAAAAGGAGCTTGCATTTTCCTACTTCCACGACATAGATTCACTCTTCAGCCATGGACTTGACTTGCCTCCCGAAGAAACCGAGAAGGGTTTCCTAGGAAAAATCATGCCCAGGCTCGTCAAATCCATCTCTGGCGACAGGACACACGTGCTTCGCTTCGAGACCCCAGAGACTATGAGCA GGGACAGGTTTTTCTGGTTTAGGGATGAGGAGTTTGCTAGACAGACTGTTGCTGGTCTCAACCCGTATAGTATACGATTGGTCACA GAATGGCCATTGAGGAGTAAACTTGACCCAGAAATATATGGTCCACCAGAATCAGCAATCACCTCAGAAATTATCAACAAAGAGATTGGAGGCATAATGTCTGTAGAAAAG GCGATTGAAAAAAAGAAGCTGTTCATGTTAGACTACCATGACATACTTTTACCCTACGTCAACAAAGTACGCAAACTCAAGGGGAAAACACTGTATGGTTCACGAACTTTGTTCTTTCTAAACTCAGAGGGGACACTGAGGCCTCTAGCCATTGAGTTGACTCGACCGCCGTCATCTTCAAATAATACGGGCCAATGGAAGCAAGTTTTCACACCTTCTTGGCACTCAACCAGTGTTTGGCTCTGGAGGTTTGCCAAGGCTCATGTTCTTGCACATGACTCTGGCTATCACCAACTTGTTAGTCATTG GTTAAGAACTCACTGTGTGACAGAGCCGTATGTTATTGCAACCAACAGGCAACTTAGTGAGTTGCACCCCATATACAAATTGCTACACCCTCATTTCCGTTATACAATGGAGATTAACGCTATCGCACGAGAAGCACTTATCAACGCTGATGGCACCATTGAGAGCTCATTTGCACCAGGAAAGTACTCCATAGAGATTAGCTCTGCTGCTTATGCTCTCGAATGGCGGTTTGACAAGCAGGCACTACCAGCAGATCTAGTTAGCAG GGGAATGGCTGTGAAAGATCCATTTTCTCCACATGGCTTAAAGCTCACCATTCAAGACTATCCTTTTGCCAATGATGGACTCCTTCTGTGGGATGCTATAAAGCTATGGGTCACTGACTATGTCAACCACTACTACCCTGAACCAAGTCTTGTGGAGTCAGACGAAGAGTTGCAGGCATGGTGGACAGAGATTAGAACACTTGGTCATGCTGACAAAAAAGACGAGCCATGGTGGCCACGTCTTAAAACCCCAAAAGACCTCATTGGAATCCTCAACACAATCATATGGGTAACTTCTGGTCACCATGCAGCTGTGAACTTTGGGCAATATGTTTATGGGGGATATTTCCCAAATAGGCCTACAATTGTCAGGACCAAAATGCCCTCAGAGGACCCTACAGAGGAAGAGTGGAAAAAGTTCATTGCAAACCCTGAAAGAGCACTCCTCAAGTGCTTTCCTTCACAACTTCAAGCAACTAGAGTCATGGCTGTCTTGGACATACTCTCAACTCATTCACCTGATGAGGAATACATAGGAGAGAAGATGGAACCATCATGGGGTGAAGATCCTGTCATAAAGGATGCCTTTGAAAGATTTAGAGAAAGACTGAAGAAATTAGAAACACTGATTGATGAGAGGAATGAAAACACAAAGTTGAAGAACAGAAATGGAGCTGGCATTGTTCCGTACGAGCTTTTGAAACCTTTCTCAAAGCCTGGTGTGACTGGAATGGGGGTTCCCTGTAGTATATCTATTTAA
- the LOC114377380 gene encoding linoleate 13S-lipoxygenase 2-1, chloroplastic-like: MLMQQVHVSNPSSSCLILQKPCLRDITHPSFQLWSRPSSFPNQRKQKRVSYGCRSNGNKIKAVAVTEAENKSVKVKATITVQPTVGGIFSEMAIERGLDDIKDLLGQSILLELASTELDPKTKLEKETIKDYAHSKHRSAQEVKYEGEFEVPDNFGEVGAIFVTNEHHREMFIKDIVLDGFLLGPVKFTCESWVHSKYDNPAKRVFFSNKSYLPSETPEGVKRLREEELEQLRGNGQGERKSFERIYDYDVYNDLGDPDSSDDLKRPVLGGNQHPYPRRCRTGRPRCDKDPLSEKRSSTVYVPRDESFSEVKQLTFSTKTLSSGLKALVPALKTLIVDKNLGFPVFSAIDDLFDEGLYLPPLKGIRSILPRLVRHIKDIQEDILLFDPPATMNKDRFFWLRDEEFGRQTLAGLNPCCIQLVTEWPLKSKLDPEIYGPAESAITTEIVEREIRGFNTVEEAIKQKKLFILDYHDLLLPLVKDVRELEGTTLYGSRALFFLTREGTLRPLAIELTRPPMDGKPQWKEVFTPCWHSTGVWLWRLAKLHILAHDSGYHQLVSHWLRTHCATEPYILATNRQLSAMHPIYRLLHPHFRYTMEINALAREALINGDGIIESSFSPGKHSILLSSIAYDQQWQFDLQSLPKDLISRGMAVEDPTAPHGLKLIIEDYPYANDGLVLWDALKTWFTEYVNLYYADDGSIVSDTELQAWWEEIRTVGHGDKKDEPWWPVLKTKLDLIDIVTTIAWTTSGHHAAVNFGQFSFAGYFPNRPTIARNNMPSEDPSDAEWELFLEKPEVIMLKCFPSQIQATTVMTVLDILSNHSPDEEYLGETVEPAWEEEPLVKAAFEKFRGKLIELEGIIDARNADRTRRNRNGAGIVPYELLKPSSEPGVTGKGVPYSISI; the protein is encoded by the exons ATGCTTATGCAACAAGTTCATGTATCAAATCCAAGTTCATCTTGTCTCATCCTTCAAAAGCCATGCCTCCGTGACATTACTCACCCTTCTTTTCAGCTTTGGTCAAGGCCATCATCGTTCCCAAACCAAAGGAAGCAAAAAAGGGTTTCTTATGGATGCAGGAGTAATGGCAACAAAATCAAAGCTGTGGCTGTGACTGAAGCTGAAAACAAATCAGTGAAAGTTAAAGCCACAATCACTGTTCAGCCAACCGTTGGTGGGATTTTCTCAGAAATGGCtatagagagagggttggatgATATAAAGGATTTGCTAGGTCAGTCAATTCTCTTGGAGCTTGCTAGCACTGAGCTTGATCCCA AGACGAAATTAGAGAAGGAAACTATCAAAGATTATGCCCACAGTAAGCATCGATCAGCACAAGAGGTTAAATACGAGGGTGAATTTGAAGTGCCAGACAACTTTGGAGAAGTTGGGGCCATTTTTGTGACGAATGAGCATCACAGGGAAATGTTCATCAAAGACATTGTCTTGGATGGTTTCCTCTTGGGTCCTGTTAAATTTACCTGCGAATCTTGGGTTCACTCCAAGTATGATAACCCTGCTAAGAGAGTGTTTTTCTCCAACAAG TCATATTTGCCATCTGAAACACCAGAAGGAGTGAAGAGGTTAAGAGAAGAGGAGCTAGAACAGTTACGTGGCAATGGGCAAGGTGAACGCAAGAGCTTTGAGAGAATATACGATTACGATGTGTACAATGATCTTGGAGATCCTGATAGCAGCGACGACCTCAAGAGACCCGTTCTTGGTGGCAATCAACATCCATACCCAAGGCGTTGCAGAACAGGAAGGCCTCGTTGCGACAAAG ATCCATTATCGGAGAAAAGAAGTAGTACGGTTTACGTGCCTAGAGACGAAAGCTTCTCGGAAGTGAAGCAACTAACGTTTTCGACAAAGACGTTATCGTCGGGGTTGAAAGCGCTCGTGCCGGCGCTGAAGACATTGATAGTTGACAAGAATCTAGGGTTTCCTGTGTTCTCGGCCATAGATGACCTTTTCGATGAAGGCCTTTACTTGCCTCCTCTAAAAGGTATCAGGAGTATCTTGCCCAGGCTCGTTAGGCATATTAAGGATATTCAGGAAGACATTCTCCTTTTTGATCCTCCCGCAACAATGAACA AGGACAGATTTTTCTGGTTAAGGGACGAAGAATTTGGAAGACAGACTCTCGCGGGTCTTAACCCTTGCTGCATCCAATTGGTCACG GAATGGCCATTGAAAAGCAAACTTGATCCCGAAATTTATGGCCCTGCGGAATCAGCCATCACTACCGAAATAGTTGAGCGGGAAATAAGAGGGTTCAATACGGTGGAAGAG GCCATAAAACAGAAGAAACTGTTCATCCTGGACTACCACGATTTGTTGTTGCCATTAGTAAAGGATGTGAGAGAACTTGAAGGCACAACGCTATATGGATCAAGGGCATTGTTCTTCCTAACCCGCGAAGGCACATTGAGACCTCTGGCTATTGAGCTGACTCGGCCACCAATGGACGGAAAACCGCAATGGAAGGAAGTCTTCACGCCTTGCTGGCACTCAACTGGTGTCTGGCTTTGGAGGCTAGCCAAACTTCATATCCTCGCCCATGACTCTGGTTACCATCAACTTGTTAGTCACTG GCTACGAACTCACTGTGCAACAGAGCCTTACATCCTTGCAACAAACAGGCAACTGAGTGCAATGCACCCAATCTACAGACTACTGCATCCCCATTTCCGTTACACCATGGAAATCAACGCGCTTGCTCGCGAGGCCCTGATAAACGGCGACGGAATAATCGAAAGCAGTTTCTCTCCGGGGAAGCACTCCATCCTCTTAAGCTCAATCGCCTACGACCAACAATGGCAATTCGACCTGCAATCCCTCCCAAAGGACCTCATCAGCAGAGGCATGGCCGTGGAGGACCCCACCGCACCCCACGGCCTCAAGCTAATCATCGAAGACTACCCTTACGCCAACGACGGCCTCGTCCTCTGGGACGCCCTCAAAACCTGGTTCACCGAATACGTGAACCTCTACTACGCCGACGATGGTTCTATAGTGTCGGACACTGAGCTCCAAGCCTGGTGGGAAGAGATCAGAACCGTTGGACACGGGGATAAAAAAGACGAACCTTGGTGGCCTGTCTTAAAAACAAAGTTAGATTTGATTGACATTGTGACAACAATTGCGTGGACGACTTCCGGCCACCACGCGGCTGTGAACTTCGGACAATTCTCCTTTGCGGGGTATTTCCCAAACAGACCCACCATTGCAAGAAACAACATGCCCTCGGAGGACCCTTCGGACGCCGAATGGGAGCTGTTCTTGGAGAAGCCGGAGGTGATTATGCTGAAGTGCTTCCCGTCGCAGATTCAGGCCACCACCGTGATGACGGTGCTGGACATTCTGTCAAACCACTCGCCGGACGAGGAGTATCTCGGGGAGACAGTGGAGCCGGCGTGGGAGGAGGAGCCGCTTGTGAAGGCCGCGTTTGAGAAGTTTAGAGGGAAGTTGATTGAGCTTGAAGGGATTATCGACGCCAGGAATGCGGATAGGACCAGGAGGAACCGGAACGGTGCCGGGATTGTGCCCTATGAACTTCTCAAGCCTTCTTCGGAGCCTGGTGTCACAGGAAAGGGAGTTCCTTATAGCATCTCTATTTGA